One segment of Fuscovulum ytuae DNA contains the following:
- a CDS encoding response regulator, whose product MNAATYQQKYRVLLAEDDEVNQQIVMAFLSAAPHIELTIVGDGRSALEAALGTKYDLMLFDHNMPHITGDRVIRYLRSGNSSNAATPVIRFTADADRVDIRTQDGLIDAILPKPLKAETFLSTIESILQLG is encoded by the coding sequence ATGAACGCTGCGACGTATCAGCAGAAGTATCGCGTCCTCCTTGCGGAGGATGATGAGGTGAACCAGCAGATTGTGATGGCGTTCCTGTCGGCAGCGCCCCATATCGAACTAACTATCGTCGGCGATGGGCGCAGCGCGTTGGAGGCTGCGCTGGGCACGAAGTATGATTTGATGCTGTTCGATCACAATATGCCCCATATCACGGGTGATCGGGTGATCCGCTATCTTCGGTCTGGAAACTCGAGCAATGCAGCGACGCCCGTCATCCGTTTCACCGCTGATGCGGATCGGGTGGATATCCGGACACAGGATGGATTGATCGATGCCATCCTGCCCAAACCCCTGAAGGCCGAGACATTCCTTTCGACGATCGAATCCATTCTGCAACTGGGGTGA
- a CDS encoding PAS domain-containing protein, which yields MPEEISVVRMLNELVRTPLPGLDEAVSRCIAQLAEVSGANWACLYRMEEAHLRKRSSYIAPGHEAIECDGDRLLQPLLPELIANRPVHVADRTALPADNPLHEVAVCGALLVLPINENGKLTGVLAFVFATPQTDFGPIKIDRMKAAAEVLETVLARRETEMRYLETSRRMEATLSALPDLLFEVTADGRFSGFVAGPRHLMIVSPEKLQGQSFAKLLPPKVTRIVQGALERALSEGRVEGVRYRLDLPDGPHWFELTGAMKPSDAPDTPPNVIFLVRDVTADTRMRDEVTQLGKIVEAMSNLVCIIDLDEKVVWCNAAFEKQTGWSLDELRGRNLGEVIRVPGNDPKNVEAVREAMRQREPYSGTTINQDRWGNRYWIDFNVVPLHDAQGDLAGFVTIETVITKLKEQEAAMAGLARSATEARERLENAVRALPDAVIILDDQERVVVANGAYANMLPGMAPFVRPGAKLEMTLRKGVELGIFGPCSSPEEAEAWVAERMATYRKPFDQDEVQLPDGRWMRRLHTRTSDGGIVAIAIDVTARHNQIAALDSANQELSAALEKRDQAERNLRSIIDGAAVGTWEWDIANDVLRVGGRWAEMLGRDKSESGLFTLSEFRASIHPDDVVLLPNPFRDDLELGERFHEIEFRLRHDDGGWVWVLSRSRVTERAADGTPLRMAGVHLDISDRKRLEQQLQAGRAYLSEVMDTSIAALAVLNERGAMTYANQEAERILRLERSALRGRLYNDPKWQLQRLDGTPLPDEELPFRQALAHGGIVRDIRFAVHLQDGTRRVLSANAVPLMPADGGQHVVVSFSDITDELASTARLEEARAKAEEMSRAKSIFLANMSHEIRTPLNGVLGMAEVLDSLVGVPEQKQMVATIRRSGETLLTVLNSILDMSKIEAGKMELERVPMVLSDILAQVEALHRVKAEEKGLELQVLTSAGADLPRIGDPHRLTQILNNLLSNAIKFTESGRVRLKLSCRPGKPINIDVSDTGVGMTEAQLSRVFESFEQADGSMTRRFGGTGLGLSIVRQLVVLMGGMISLQSQTGEGTQVRVVIPLPEAEIGSVSVPEPDEAPDISALQGRNLLIADDNVTNRMVLAEMLGHSGLRTTMVENGLEAVTAWERAQAQESPFDLLLLDITMPVMDGMRALAEIREREGHSGNAPVPAIAVTANAMPNQVADYIMGGFDTHLAKPFKRKELLHAVKTLLRG from the coding sequence GTGCCCGAAGAGATTTCGGTCGTTCGGATGCTCAATGAGCTGGTGCGGACGCCACTTCCGGGCCTCGATGAGGCTGTAAGCCGCTGTATCGCGCAGTTGGCCGAGGTTTCCGGTGCAAACTGGGCCTGCCTTTATCGTATGGAAGAGGCGCACCTTCGGAAGCGCAGCAGTTATATTGCGCCGGGACACGAGGCCATCGAATGCGATGGCGACAGGCTGTTGCAGCCGCTGCTGCCCGAGTTGATTGCGAACCGACCTGTCCATGTGGCTGACCGGACCGCCCTGCCCGCCGATAATCCATTGCACGAAGTGGCCGTCTGCGGTGCCCTTTTGGTGCTGCCGATCAATGAAAACGGGAAACTGACCGGTGTTCTGGCTTTTGTGTTCGCAACGCCGCAAACCGATTTTGGCCCCATCAAGATCGACCGGATGAAGGCGGCGGCGGAGGTCCTGGAAACGGTGCTGGCCCGCCGCGAAACAGAAATGCGCTATCTGGAAACGTCGCGGCGCATGGAGGCGACGCTTTCCGCACTGCCCGATCTGCTGTTTGAGGTGACCGCAGATGGGCGGTTCTCTGGTTTCGTGGCCGGACCAAGGCATCTGATGATTGTGTCGCCGGAAAAGCTGCAGGGGCAGAGCTTTGCCAAATTGCTGCCGCCCAAGGTGACCCGAATCGTGCAGGGTGCGCTTGAACGGGCCTTGAGCGAGGGCCGGGTGGAGGGTGTGCGCTATCGGCTGGATCTGCCGGACGGGCCGCATTGGTTTGAATTGACGGGTGCAATGAAGCCGTCGGATGCCCCCGATACGCCGCCAAACGTCATCTTTCTTGTGCGGGACGTGACCGCCGACACGCGCATGCGCGACGAGGTGACCCAGCTGGGCAAGATCGTCGAGGCGATGTCAAACCTCGTGTGTATCATTGATCTGGATGAGAAGGTCGTCTGGTGCAACGCGGCCTTCGAAAAGCAGACTGGTTGGAGTCTTGATGAGCTGCGCGGGCGTAACTTGGGCGAGGTGATCCGCGTTCCGGGCAACGATCCCAAGAATGTCGAGGCCGTCCGCGAGGCGATGCGCCAGCGTGAGCCTTATTCGGGCACGACGATCAATCAGGATCGGTGGGGGAATCGCTATTGGATCGATTTCAACGTGGTGCCTTTGCACGATGCGCAGGGTGATCTGGCAGGTTTCGTGACGATTGAGACGGTGATCACCAAGCTGAAGGAGCAGGAAGCGGCCATGGCGGGCCTTGCCCGTAGCGCGACAGAGGCGCGCGAACGGCTAGAAAACGCGGTGCGCGCCCTGCCCGATGCGGTGATCATCCTTGATGATCAGGAGCGTGTCGTGGTCGCCAATGGTGCCTATGCCAACATGCTGCCGGGGATGGCCCCATTTGTGCGACCGGGTGCGAAGTTGGAAATGACCCTTCGCAAGGGCGTTGAGCTTGGAATTTTTGGCCCCTGCTCATCCCCCGAAGAGGCCGAGGCTTGGGTTGCCGAACGGATGGCCACCTATCGGAAACCCTTTGATCAAGACGAGGTGCAACTGCCGGATGGCCGTTGGATGCGCCGTCTGCACACCCGAACGTCAGACGGTGGCATCGTCGCCATCGCCATCGATGTGACAGCGCGGCACAATCAGATTGCCGCGCTGGATTCCGCCAATCAGGAACTGAGTGCAGCACTTGAGAAGCGCGATCAGGCCGAGCGCAATCTACGAAGCATCATCGACGGGGCGGCGGTCGGCACATGGGAATGGGATATCGCCAACGATGTGCTGCGGGTGGGGGGCCGCTGGGCCGAGATGTTGGGCCGCGACAAATCGGAATCCGGTCTCTTTACCTTGTCTGAATTCCGCGCCTCGATCCATCCGGATGATGTGGTGTTGCTGCCCAATCCGTTTCGAGATGACCTTGAATTGGGCGAAAGATTTCATGAGATCGAATTCCGGCTGCGCCATGATGATGGCGGCTGGGTGTGGGTGCTTTCGCGGTCGCGGGTGACAGAGCGGGCTGCGGACGGCACTCCCCTTCGTATGGCGGGGGTTCATCTGGATATCTCGGACCGCAAGCGGCTGGAACAGCAGTTGCAGGCCGGGCGCGCCTATCTGTCTGAGGTGATGGATACATCCATCGCGGCACTGGCGGTTCTGAATGAGCGTGGGGCCATGACCTATGCCAATCAGGAAGCAGAGCGAATTCTGCGGCTGGAAAGATCGGCCCTCCGCGGCCGTCTTTACAACGATCCAAAATGGCAGCTTCAGCGGCTGGATGGCACGCCCCTACCGGATGAAGAACTGCCATTCCGGCAGGCTTTGGCCCATGGTGGGATCGTGCGTGACATTCGCTTTGCCGTCCATTTGCAGGACGGGACGCGGCGGGTTCTTTCGGCGAATGCGGTTCCCTTGATGCCAGCCGATGGCGGGCAGCATGTCGTTGTATCCTTTTCCGACATCACGGATGAACTGGCCTCCACCGCCCGGTTGGAAGAAGCGCGCGCCAAGGCGGAAGAGATGAGCCGCGCGAAATCGATCTTCCTTGCCAATATGAGCCACGAGATCCGGACACCTTTGAACGGGGTCTTGGGGATGGCAGAAGTACTGGACAGCCTTGTGGGAGTGCCGGAACAAAAGCAAATGGTCGCGACCATCCGTCGTTCGGGCGAGACACTGTTGACGGTGCTGAACTCGATCCTCGACATGTCGAAGATCGAGGCCGGGAAAATGGAACTGGAACGGGTTCCGATGGTGCTGTCGGATATTCTTGCCCAAGTCGAAGCGCTGCATCGGGTGAAGGCCGAAGAAAAGGGGTTGGAATTGCAAGTTCTGACCAGCGCGGGGGCCGATCTTCCGCGCATAGGCGACCCGCATAGGTTGACTCAGATCCTGAACAACCTTTTGAGCAATGCGATCAAGTTCACCGAATCCGGGCGGGTGCGGCTAAAGCTGTCTTGCCGCCCGGGCAAGCCCATCAACATAGATGTTTCGGACACCGGTGTCGGCATGACCGAAGCACAGCTTTCCCGTGTCTTTGAGAGTTTCGAACAGGCCGATGGGTCGATGACCCGGCGCTTTGGTGGCACCGGTCTGGGCCTTTCGATCGTGCGGCAACTGGTTGTCCTGATGGGGGGGATGATCTCGCTTCAAAGCCAAACGGGGGAAGGGACACAAGTGCGCGTCGTGATCCCCTTGCCAGAAGCAGAGATTGGATCGGTGTCGGTTCCCGAACCGGATGAAGCGCCCGACATCTCTGCGCTTCAGGGGCGTAACCTGCTGATCGCCGATGACAATGTCACCAATCGGATGGTTCTAGCGGAAATGCTTGGCCATAGCGGATTGCGGACCACGATGGTGGAGAACGGGCTAGAGGCCGTGACAGCATGGGAACGGGCGCAGGCGCAGGAAAGCCCGTTTGACCTGTTGCTTCTGGATATTACCATGCCTGTCATGGATGGAATGCGCGCGCTTGCCGAAATCCGTGAACGTGAAGGTCATTCTGGGAACGCCCCTGTTCCTGCGATTGCAGTGACGGCGAACGCCATGCCCAATCAGGTTGCCGATTACATCATGGGGGGCTTTGACACGCATCTGGCAAAACCGTTCAAGCGGAAAGAACTGCTTCATGCCGTGAAAACACTGTTGCGGGGTTGA